CATAAATGCAACGCTGCTCATCTTGtcactgtacatacagtgtaGTGTACTGAGCTAtataactgtacatgtagttagctaTATTGCCCACCCTGTAGGTCCCCCCGAGCTTTGACCTTGAGGAAGCAAAGGTCAAGTACCCAGTACGCTACGAGGAGAGcatgaacactgtactggttCAGGAGATGGAACGATTCAACCGCCTCACTGTGGCCATACGTACTTCCCTCATTAACCTGCAAAAGGCCATCAAAGGTACGTACATTTGAGAGCTTGCGTCATGTGTGTTCATTATATAtctagctctcagaattacctttccataGATACAAGTTTTGTGAATAGTAACAGCAATAATTTGTATAGCCTTTTTCCTAACTACGTACCAgcttcatacatgtatatcacaCACTGTATTATTTTCCCACTCTCCTCTGTGTATATACAGGACTGGTTGTCATGAATGCTGAGTTAGAGTCACTAGCCACTGCTCTACTTATTGGCAAGGTCCCAGAGTTCTGGGCCAAACGTTCCTACCCTAGTCTCAAACCATTGGGCTCTTATATTAGTGACTTCCTGCAACGTATCAAGTTCCTACAGGATTGGATGGACAGCGGGAAACCTCCGTTATTCTGGCTATCTGGTTTCTACTTCACTCAGGTACAAAGGTCATTTAGTACGTCCCAACACCATAGAGAGTTTATTTCGTACTAATAatcaatatttcatttgctgttCTATTTATCTGTATAGGCGTTTCTCACTGGGGCCATGCAGAACTTTGCCCGCAAGTACACGATTCCCATAGACAAGTTAGCGTTTGAGTTTGAGGTATTGAGTGTTGATGAGTGTGACGAGCCCCCAGTGGACGGTGTGCATGTCAACGGTCTCTATCTGGATGGGGCAAGATGGGACAGAGATAGGTGAGTAGATACTACAGGGCTTGAGTGATTAGTGAACAATTTTCTAGGCTCTTAaattttgtggaatggcctctaaaagcatttcgttgaataaattcatttcgtgggttgactgcttaccagagCATCGTTACAGCAGATAATTTATTTAaaaaaacaattttcgtggaattaggattgctaacccacgaaaacagcgaaaaattaagcctcgaaaatttcgcgctataattacagtatattgtgcatatgtgtgtgtgtgtgtgtgtgtgtgtgtgtgtgtgtgtgtgtgtgtgtgtgtgtgtgtgtgtgtgtgtgtgtgtgtgtgtgtgtgtgtgtgtgtgtgtgtgtgtgtgtgtgtgtgtgtgcgtgcgtgcgtgcgtgcgtgcgtgcgtgcgtgcgtgcgtgcgtgcgtgcatgcgtgcgtgtgtaGTTGTTTGAACCACTTTTCTCTCTTCATGTACAGAGGTGTGCTGTCAGAACAGAAGCCAAAGGTCCTGTATGATATGATGCCTGTCATCTGGCTCAAACCAGGTACATACACACGtgcacatatacatgtagtgctaCAGTAACTCTGTACACTGtgcttgcatgtatatattgaCTCCCTATTCTATCTCTCTCACTGCAGCTAAGAAGGTTGATATCCAGGACAAGGGCGACTACGTGTGTCCCCTCTATAAGACATCAGCACGATGTGGGACACTCTCCACCACCGGACACTCTACTAACTATGTGCTGCCCATACATCTCCCCACGGACAAGCCTGTCAAATACTGGGTCCTCAGAGGCACAGCTCTGCTCTGCCAACTTGACGATTGAGAGAAACTTTTTAAAACTGTATCTATTATTTGTGTTGTGTATGATATACATGAGAGATTATTATGAATAACGATAATTTTATTAAATTaatcataaattataattagctataattatataaattaacCTTTTGTCCACCACCACCATGCAGGGTTCTGTATGGTTCTATAATAAATATTGATCATGCAGGCTAAACCAAGAGTTTATTGGGCTATATAAACTAATAATGATGGATAGACACaaaaagtacatgcacacctctataataattatgtataactaAAATAAAGCAAgctgcagctatatatacagtagagtTCATAGTTCAGTTCAGTTCAGTTCATAGTTCATGAGAGTTCAATTGACACCACCCCCAGCTAGTGCCACCTGGAACGCATCACTCTCAGAGATGCTTCGAATGAGAGCTTCATCCGACAGTCCAGCAGCAGTCTCGACCACCTCTCCCCCTCCAAAATCAGCCTCTCCACTTGAGACCACTTCGCTCCCCCCAGCTCCTCCAAAATTCCCCATAGCTGCCAGCATATTCCCGCTCACTCCAAGACTCTTAACCTTCTCACGATGATTCTCAGATTGATAATGTTCCATAAGATCGTTGGCATCCATGAAGCTATCTCCACACACGGGGCAGGGGTGGACTTTACGCACTCGGTTGTACTTTGGGTGTGTCTTCACGTGCTGCTTGTATGAATATTCGTTGTCGAAACCAGAATTACAGAATCGGCAGTTGTAGAGACTGGGTCCACTGTGTATCTCCACGTGGGCTTGGAGGAATCCCAGTCTAGCAAACGTCTTGTTGCAGATCTATAGAGGGGAATAGCTCTAGTGAGATAGTGAAGTGTggtcaactacatgtacgcacaatAAGTAACatatccacagaattcaagttatggcagctgaaagagtccccagactgagaggggagggggggggggggtgtagttgaacatctttcaacagccataacttcagtacagttgatccaatgtaaaaatttttattattttctgaaagcttagaaagaaacctttcaaatgatgtgtttcaatccaaaatttcgccCGGGCCCTAATTtctcatttttcggcctcggaccatgggctataatccatggtatcaccaaattggcaaatacttttatctctcaaatatgaactttgatgacaccatttgaaaggtctttttctaagcttcagaatTTTTGACTCTGGATCTACAGAATTAAAGTTATGGCATCTGAAAAAGTCTCCAAACCTGTCCCTGTCAACAATTTCTGCACTATAAATGATCATGCcctacacacctcacactctAGCCTGTGCTCTAGTGAGCGATGCTGCTCCAGCTCGGAGGATGTGGAGAATAACTTGTAGCAGTCTGAGCAACGAAGGTCCTTGGTGTCCGCATGTTGACTCGTCATATGACCTTTGAACTCTGTCATGAGTGCAAACGCCTCTGAGCACTCAGGGCATTTGTATGGCTTGCCATCCATATGACTCTATATACACAAAAACAAATTACGTCATTTGATGTTTCATCTaaatgtattgtgtgtgcactactgtactgtactgtagccTACTCTGTAACTAGAGCCCATGGTACTGTACTGTAGCCTACTCTGTAACTAGAGCCCATGGTACTGTACTGTTAGCCTACTCTGCAACTAGAGCCCATGGTACTGTACTGTTAGCCTACTCTGTAACTAGAGcccatgtactgtactgttaggctactctgtaactagagcccatgtactgtactgttagGCTACTCTGCAACTAGAGCCCATGGTACTGTACTGTTAGCCTACTCTGTAACTAGAGCCCATGGTACTGTACTGTAGCCTACTCTGTAACTAGAGCCCATGGTACTGTACTGTTAGGCTACTCTGTAACTAGAGCCCATGGTACTTTGTAAAACACACATAATCTGAAAGGCCTAAGGTTTAAAAAAATCATAATGtgattggaccaacagaactaaagtCATGGCCGTTCATTTTAATGCTGGGTACACGATACATACAAGCGTCAGTACACATTGACCTCTGATTTGACCTCTCTGTACGTACCTTGAGATGATGGACTAGGCCAGACTGCACAGGGAAGCTTTTATCACAGCCCTCAAAGGTACATGCAAACGGTCGCTCATCGGTGTGAACACAGCGTATGTGTGTCTGCAGTGTGTCCACTCTAGTGAAGTATTTGCCACAGATGTGACACTGGACTTTATGGCGGGCTGGGTTATGGACTTGGAGATGGCGTTGGATACGGTAGGGCCTACTGAAGGTCTTGCTGCACTGTCGACACTTGTACACCTTCTCACCATTCACTGTCAGCACTGTACACTTGCCGTCCAACTACAAGGGGTCAAAGGTAATACATCATATATGCCTGTAAGTAGCATTTTCgaacagccataattatatacttgttaAAATTCTTAATTGGAATTTACAGCTTCTTGAGTTTCTTCTTCTGTCCCTCCGTTGcttgtgtcatgtgatccagcAGTCAAGTCATGTGATTCAGTTGTTAGGTCATGTGATTCAGCTGTCAGGTCATGTGATCCAGCATTCAGATCATGTGATAGAGAGCCCTCAGAGTCGATAGTCACATGCAGACTAGAAGAAGTGAACTCACCCTACATGTAGACACATGCATGAGTAAGGTACACACACTGATAGTACACTGGTGTCTCCTTACCAGAACATGTTCAACAATGGAGTCATGAGAGGCCATGAGGTGAACTTCTGTACCCCCGCCAGCACTCAGGGGGGCCCCTGCAATTAAAGAGCATTAATTACCCCCCACAACCATAGACACAAGACCCCCCACCTTGCTCTACAGAGGGTTGCTGGATGTACTGCTCCAGGTTGTTAGCATTAACATTAGGGTGGTTCTCTTTAATGTGTCTTAATAAACAGCGTCTATACACaaaccccaccccacacaggGAGCACTTCTGAGGGACTGTCTTGCGCTTCTTCCCACGAGGAGTACTCTTAGAGAGAGGAGTCCCTTCTAGCTGCATACTAGgacctggggggggggggggagggacaCTGTAACCTGTGTAGTAACCTGTTGTGACTGTATTGTACAAAACAGATACTACTAGCAGCTAGGGCAATACTCACTGGCCTGTGTGGGCAGTTCATCCCTGCACACACGACACTAGCTAGGGCAATACTCACTGGCCTGTGTGGGTGGTTCATCCCTGCACACACGACACTAGCTAGGGCAATACTCACTGGCCTGTGTGGGCAGTTCATCCCTGCACACACGACACTAGCTAGGGCAATACTCACTGGCCTGTGTGGGCAGTTCATCCCTGCACACACGACACTAGCTAGGGAAATACTCACTGGCCTGTGTGGGCAGTTCATCCCTGCACACACGACACTAGCTAGGGCAATACTCACTGGCCTGTGTGGGCAGTTCATCCCTGCATACACGACACTAGCTAGGGCAATACTCACTGGCCTGTGTAGGCGGTTCATCCCGGCACACACGACACAGGGAGGACGTGTCAGTGGAGGATTGACGGGCAAACTTGCGACTACAGCCAGCACAAGAATGAATAGACACACCCAACTTCCTGCACATAAGATATGGACAGTCATAAGTTAATTAGCTAGTAATTAGATTGTCTCACAGCTTCTTTGTTGGTGGAAGAGGGTCTTCATTGTTCTCAGACACAGAGTCTAGTAGAGTGGAGACGTGGTCTAATGGTGGACCCTCAGAGGTGAGTACATCACTCAACACCACCACACCGCCACCTCTGTCCAGCTCCTACACACACGACTTTAGTAGTTACCACTTAGAATATTAAATATACACGATTAAGTTACTTGACTTCCTAAGGAACCTTTagtttacacataattatatgtacatgtactctacaCTACACCTACCCCCGTCCCCGCCCCCccaccatgtacatgtactctacaCTACAcctacccccccccaccatggtacatgtactctacACTACACCTACCCCCGCCCCCCCACCATGTACTCTACACTACACCTACCCCCGCCCCCccaccatgtacatgtactctacaCTACACCTACCCCCGCCCCCGCCCCCCCAccatggtacatgtactctacACTAcacctaccccccccccccgcccCGCCCCCCCACCATGATTGTATAGTGGATtgtagtgcacttgcaacagtccaaacagcaaaactaatTTGAAAGGGGGAATTATATTTAGCGTAGTTATTTCGGTCACTTTTGATTCTACAAAATAATTCTAGCACATATCTGAGAAGAGTAAAAAAGACAGAACCAAAAAGGGAAAGTTGGGTTGTCGCCCGGTTTCCGTGAAACTTGATTGTGTACAACTTGATTATGTACTTGACAGAAGTATGATGTATTCAAAAGTTAGGGAAATTACTTATTGATTTGTaaagaaatgaagaaaagtccccaagagggaatcgaacccacgcCTTATCTATCATGGGATCTACGAAGCtaccaccctaaccactaagccactcCCAGAGGTTTAGGTTTTAGGCTAAGAAATTTAttatctaccgtatagcgcgaaattttcgaggcacttatatttcgtggattggcctctaaaaaccatttcgttgcacaatgttcgcggaatgactgcttaccggaagccacgcctttaaatctttgcatgatagcaggtaattctaattaaagaacactttttgtg
This region of Halichondria panicea chromosome 12, odHalPani1.1, whole genome shotgun sequence genomic DNA includes:
- the LOC135345617 gene encoding zinc finger protein 93-like yields the protein MAGDPLTERLKDQVSASIQDALLKATSVLSNLHRVQSYLDVLANLPVSRAGDIIKSAVEQVRGMKDDTTSLLQTVYLTEIGLGSLQELDRGGGVVVLSDVLTSEGPPLDHVSTLLDSVSENNEDPLPPTKKLKLGVSIHSCAGCSRKFARQSSTDTSSLCRVCRDEPPTQASPSMQLEGTPLSKSTPRGKKRKTVPQKCSLCGVGFVYRRCLLRHIKENHPNVNANNLEQYIQQPSVEQGAPLSAGGGTEVHLMASHDSIVEHVLGEFTSSSLHVTIDSEGSLSHDLNAGSHDLTAESHDLTTESHDLTAGSHDTSNGGTEEETQEALDGKCTVLTVNGEKVYKCRQCSKTFSRPYRIQRHLQVHNPARHKVQCHICGKYFTRVDTLQTHIRCVHTDERPFACTFEGCDKSFPVQSGLVHHLKSHMDGKPYKCPECSEAFALMTEFKGHMTSQHADTKDLRCSDCYKLFSTSSELEQHRSLEHRLECEICNKTFARLGFLQAHVEIHSGPSLYNCRFCNSGFDNEYSYKQHVKTHPKYNRVRKVHPCPVCGDSFMDANDLMEHYQSENHREKVKSLGVSGNMLAAMGNFGGAGGSEVVSSGEADFGGGEVVETAAGLSDEALIRSISESDAFQVALAGGGVN